AAGACGAGGTAATCCCATACTATAATTTAAAACCCTAGCATTAAGGTTATAGCTAATTTCCCCTTGATTAAGCAAACTACGAATTAAACGTTCTAAATCAGAACCAATACGACTTAAATTATAATCAGTCAAATCCTCACCATCATAGCTTTCTACTAAATCATCGAATTTACGATAAATTTTTTGTAATGCCACTTCATCCCAATTAAACTCATTATCAGGATCAACATCAAGGGTAAGAACATTGTTAGAAGGTATTAACTCATTACCTTTTATCTCAGCGCTGTAAATTCTAATATGTCTAGTAGTAGCTTTAATTAACATAATTTTGATAGCAATTTCAATAATCTTAGCTATATTTTGCCACAACCTGCGCCCGTTACCAAGACTAAATTAGACTATTAAAAAAATTATAGGGTGAGCAATGCCCACCCTACACAATTCATGACGCTGAAACAAATATCTAATTAAGGTTTGCTGAATAAATCAAAACCCTCTTAAAACAAAGGTTTCAAGCATAGCTGTAAAAGTGTTGGGTATCGGGTGTTAGGTATTAGGTTTGAAAATTACACCTGAAACCAGCAACCTGAAGCCTGAAACCTTACCATTGCACTTTTTCAGCAACACCTAATTAATATACTTCAACGTGCCAGCGCTCTTCTTTTTTCATTTGTTTGCGCATAGTATCCCAATTCAAACCTCTTTTTTCTGCTTCAGCGGTGAAAGTTTCAGAAATAGGAGGCTCCATACCTTTTAAACCACACATATAAACATGGGTGTTAGGTTTTTGGATCAACTCAAAAAGTTCGTCAGCATATTCACTAACTCGACTTTGCACATATACTTTACCACCGTCAGCAGTTTGCTGTTCACGACTGATAGCATAAGTTAAACGGAAATTATCGGGATATTGTTCCACCATTCTCTCTAATTCTTCTTTATAAAGAATATTTTGAGTGTAGGGAATACCGAAAACTAACCATGCTAACCCTTTAAAT
The sequence above is a segment of the Cyanobacterium sp. T60_A2020_053 genome. Coding sequences within it:
- a CDS encoding NAD(P)H-quinone oxidoreductase subunit M; the protein is MLIKATTRHIRIYSAEIKGNELIPSNNVLTLDVDPDNEFNWDEVALQKIYRKFDDLVESYDGEDLTDYNLSRIGSDLERLIRSLLNQGEISYNLNARVLNYSMGLPRLDRPESDGKYQLS